The genomic segment CTGGCCAGCAATTTGGACAAATCGTCGAAGATGCCTACAAAGCTGTAGCCGACAAAGGCGAACAGCGCCGGCCACAGGCCGGCCCAATCCCGGGCGAACGCGGCTGTCGCGGCCAAAGCGGCCGTGACCATCAACAAACCGCCCATGGTGGGCGTGCCGGATTTCTTCAGATGAGTCCGCGGGCCTTCCTGCCGAACCACTTGGCCGACGTGCAGCCGCCGCAGCCACGCGATGAAGGGACGGCCCAGCAGCGCCGTGACGCCGAACGCCAGCGCGGCCGGATAGATGATGATGCTCATGCCTGTCCGTCCCCCCTTTCCGCGCCCCGCCCGGGGCCCGTCAAGCGTTCGACGACTCGTTCCAGCTGCAGCCCCCGCGACGCCTTCACCAGTACCACGTCGCCGGGCCGCACGTGCCGCAGGGCGGCGGCGGCCGCTTCCTCCGCGTCGCGGCAAACGACCACGGCTTCTGCCGGCATGCCGGCGCGCCGCGCCGCTTCCGCCACCGTGGCCGCTTGGCCGCCCACGGTGATTAGCAAGTCCACGCCGCGGCGGGCGGCGTCTTCCCCCAGCTGCACGTGAGCCTGCTCCGTCAGCGGTCCCAGTTCCAGCATATCCCCGAGCACCGCCACCTTGCGGCGCCCCGGCAGCGTGGTCAAAAGCTCCAGCGCCGCGGTCATGGAGACAGGGCTGGCGTTGTACGCGTCGTTGATGACCCGCACGCCGCTTGGGGTGGTGACCAGCTCGGTGCGCATGGCCGAGCGGTGTGTGCACACCGCCCGCAGGCCGGCCGCGACGTCGTCCAGGTCCCAGCCGCACGCCAGCGCCGCCGCGGCCGCCGCTAGGGCGTTGCTCACGTGGTGGCGGCCGGGAATTGGGAGCTCGACCCGGGTGCGCCGGCCGGCGGCATGGATCACGAAGCGGCTTCCCTGCTCCCCCAGCAGCTCGACGTCCGTGGCCCGGACGTCGTTGTCCACTCCGAAGCCAAAAAACAAAACGGCGCCCGGCGCCCGCGCCGCCATTCCCCGCACCAGCGGATCGTCGCCGTTGAGCACCGCCGCGCCGTCCGCGGGCAGCTCTTCGACCAGCTCCTGCTTGGCCCGAGCAATATTTTCGAGGCTGCCCAGCCGCTCCAGGTGCACGGCGCTGACGCACGTCACGACGCCGACGTGGGGCCGGGCAAGGCGCGCCAGCGCCCGGATCTCGCCCGGCGCCCGCATCCCCATCTCTACCACCAGCGTATCCGTATCCCGGTCCGCGTCCAGCACCGTCAGCGGCAGCCCGATCTCGTTGTTGAAATTGCCGCGCGTCGCCACGACGCGCCCCCGCGTCGCCGCGATGGCGGCGATCATGTCCTTCGTCGTCGTCTTGCCGACGCTGCCCGTCACGCCGATGACGCAAGCCCGCAGCCGGCTGCGCTGCGCGGCGGCCAGGCGCTGCAGTCCCGCCAGCGTGTCGTCGACGGTAATCAGCCCGGCGCCGGGCGGCAGTTCCCTCGCCAGATCGGCGCCGTCCCGGATGAGAGCGGCCACCGCGCCGTTGGCGAACGCCTGCCGCACGAATGCGTGACCGTCGAACCGCTGTCCCCGCAGCGCCACGAACAGCCGGCCGTGCTGCGCGGTGCGGCTGTCGGTGGCGACACCGGTGACCACCGCGTCAGGCCGGCCGCGCAAGAGTCTCCCGCCGGCGTCGGCCGCCACTTGCTCAAGCGTCCGCGGATCCATCGCCGAAACGCTCCTTCAGCGCACGCGCGGCCTCTTCCCGGTCGTCGAAATGGATGACGCGATCGTGAAACTCCTGCGTCGTCTCGTGGCCCTTGCCGGCGATGAGCACGACGTCTCCCGGCCGCGCCGCGTGAATGGCGCGGCGTATAGCCTCGCGCCGATCCAAAAGGACCTCGTATTCGCCAGGCCGTTTGCCGCCGGCCCGCACGCCGGCCTCGATTGCGGCCGCGATGGCCGCCGGGTCCTCGCTGCGGGGGTTGTCCGAAGTGATAACGACGACGTCCGCCAGCCGCGCCGCCACCTGGCCCATCAAAGGCCGCTTGTCTTTGTCCCGATCGCCGCCGCAGCCGAACACCACGATGACACGGCCGGCCGCCAGCGAACGGCACGTCTCCAGGACATTTTCCAGGCCGTCCGGGGTATGGGCGTAGTCGACCAGTACCGTGAAGGGCTGGCCCCGGTCGACGCGCTCGAGCCGCCCCGGAACGCCGGGCACTTGCTCAAGCGCACTGCGGACGAACGAGAGCGGAACGCCTTCATGCAGCCCCACCGCGATGGCCGCCAAGGCGTTGTAGACGTTAAAGCGGCCCGTAAGCTGCAGGCGCAGCGGTGCCACGCCGGCGCGCGTGCGCGCCTCGAAGGCGACGCCTTCGGCTCGCACTTGGACGTCCGCGGCCGTCACGTCCGCCGCGGCGTGGATACCGTAGCCGATGACCGGCACGGCCGCGTGCGCCTGCATGAACTGGGCGCGGGGATCGTCCATGTTGAGGACGACCGCCTTGCGCGGCTTGACACCGTCGGGCGTCACCGAGGCGATGAACTGCGCCTTGGTCGCGGCGTACTCTTCCAGGCTGGCGTGAAAGTCCAGGTGGTCCTGGGTCAAATTGGTGAAAACGGCCACGTCGAATTCGGTGCCTACGACGCGCTTGAGCGCCACCGCGTGGGAGGAAACTTCCATGACGGCGTACTCGATGCCCCGCTCCGCCATGTGAAAGAGCAGCCGCTGGAGGTCCAGCGACTCGGGCGTCGTGCGGCGCGTCTCCAGCACTTCGTTGCCGATGAGGTGGTGAATGGTGCCGATGAGCCCCACCTTGTGGCCTGCTTTCTCCAGCACTGCTTTGATGAGGTGGGTCGTCGTCGTCTTGCCGTTGGTACCCGTCACGCCGATGACGCGCAGGCGACGTGAGGGGAAGCCGTAGAACGCTGCCGCCAGGCGCGCCAGCGCTTCGCGCCCGTCGGGAACCACGACCAGTCCGCCGTCCGCGGGCACGGGCCGCTCCACAACGGCCGCCACCGCGCCCCGGCGGAACGCGTCGGTCACGAACTGATGGCCGTCGTAGCGCATGCCCTGCCAGCAGACGAACACGTCGCCGGGCTGGACCTCGCGGGAATCGTACGCCAGCCCCCGCACCACAGGCTGGGACGGTTCCCGCACCAGTTCATAACGCGGCAGATGCTGCAACAGTTCGCTGAAATTCATGGGGACCTCCTGTGCGCTGCTCGCGAATACGGCATCGCCGCCGGCGTTTCCTTCCTTGCTTACAGCCGTATTTTCACTCTCCCGCGCCAAATTGCACGGCGACCCGGGTACCCCGCAGCGCGGCCTCGCCGGGCAGCGGCCACTGGCTGACGGCGACGCCGGCGCCGTCCGGTTCCAGCACCAGCCCGGCGTCGGCCAGCCGCTCGGCCGCCTGCCGCATCGTCAAGCCCCGCACGTCCGGCACGGTCGTGGGGCCACGCCAGTGGTCCGGCACGTCCCAAAACTCCAAGATCACCTTGGTGCCCGGCGGCACCACGGCGCCCGCCGCGGGCGTCTGCTCCAAGACGTACGTGCCCGAACCGTCGGCCTGCGGCACGAGCCCGGCGGCGCGCAGGACCGCTTCGGCCTCCGGCAAGGGCAAGTTCTGCACGTTGGGCACCCGCACGCTGCCGGCCGGCGGCGCGCCGTCTTCGCCTGCGTCGCTGCGGGGCACGCCCAGAAGGCGCAGCGCCTCCTCGGCGATGGCCCGCCAGACCGGCGCCGCGTGTACCCCGCCGTAGGCAGGCCGGGGCTGTAGGTCGTAAAGCATGACGAGCCCCACCAGGCGCGGCTGCTCCACCGGCACCACGCCCATAAACGAGGCGACGCGTTTGTCGGTGTACACGCCGCCTTCGGCCACTTGCGCCGTCCCGGTCTTGCCCGCCACCGCGTAGCCCGGGATGGCCGCGTTCGTTCCCGAGCCCGTCTCCACCACGGCCCGCAGCAGCTCCAGCGTCAGGCGGGCGGTTTCCTCGTCGACGACCCGGTAGACGGGCCGGGGCAGGATGCGCCGGACTTCCTGCGTCCGCGGGTCGACGACGGCCTGCACGAGCTGCGGCTGCATTCGGATGCCGCCGTTGGCTAGGGCCGCCAGCGCCGTGACGAGCTGCAAGGGGCTTACGGCAACTCCTTGGCCGAAGCCGATGTTGGCCCACTGCAGCACTTCGCCGTGGGCCAGCCGCCCGGGTTGCGGCACGAGACCCCGCGCCTCGCCCGGAAAGTCGATGCCCAGGCGATCGCTGAAGCCGAAGGCGACCAAGTACGGGTAAAACCGTTCTGGCCCGAGCCGCAGTCCTCCCAACTCCGCGAACACGGGGTTGCACGAGTGCTGGATGGCCTCGGCGAATGACAGGCTGCCGTGGCCGCCGCCCCGCCAGCAGTGAACGCGCCCGCCCCCGATGTCGATGTAGCCGGGGTCGTAAAACAGCTCGCCGGGGTCCACCAGCCCTTCGGCCAGCGCGGCCGCGGCCGTCACGACCTTGAAGGTGGATCCCGGTTCAAACTGATCCGTCACGGCCCGGTTGCGGCGCGCCGCCGCCGGATAGTCCCCGGGCGCGTTGGGGTCGAACGTCGGATACACGGCCAGGGCCAAGATGTGGCCGTTGCGCGGGTCCATCCAGATGGTGAGGCAAAATTCGGACAACGTCGCGATGCACGCCCGCTCCAACTCCCGCTCGGCCACGGCTTGAATGGCGGCGTCGATGGTCAGCACAAGCCCCGCGCCGTCGACGGGCGGCACGTACACCGATTCTCCGCTCGGGATCGTCCGGCCCGCCGCGTCCCGCTCCGCCAGCACGCGCCCGGGCGTCCCGCGCAGCAGCTCGTCGTAATACAGCTCGAGCCCTTCGAGCCCTTGGTTGTCGATGCCGACGATGCCAAGAACGTGCGCGGCCAGCCGGCCGTACGGATAAAGGCGGGTCGTGCGGTGGGCCAGGTACACGCCCGGCAGCGCGGCGGCGCGGACAGCTTCCGCCTCGTCCGAGCTGACGCGGCGCTTGATCCACACTTCCGCCTGCGGCCGCTGCAGCCGGGCCAGCACGTCGTCGTAAGGCAAGTCCAACAGGCGTGCCAGCGTCGCGGCGGTAACTTCCGGGTCTTCCACTTCCACGGGCCGGACGTACACCGCGTCGGAGCTGACGCTGACCGCCAGCTCGTTCATATTGCGATCGTAAATGGTACCCCGCAGCGGATCCGTGGGAACGCCCCGCAGCCGCTGCTCCAAGGCCAGCGCGAGAAAGTGCTCGTGCCGGACGATCTGAATCCAGGCAAGGCGCGCCGCCAACATTGCCGCAAAGGCGGCGACGGCGAACAGCAGGCGCGCGATGCGCTGCCGGCGAGCGACTTGGGCCATCCGGCTCGGTCCGGGCACAGGGCACCATCCTCCGCTGGCCTCCGGCCACCGCGGCGACGGCGCCCGCTACGGTTCCCGCCAGCGGCCCCCCGCCGTCGCGGTCTCCTGCCACAAGCTGCGAATCCACTGGCTGACCGCGGCCAGCAGCGACGGGGACTGCGGCTCGCCCTCGGCCGCGCTCGGAACGTCGGCACCGAAGTCGCTGTTAACTACGACGATGACCTGCGTCGGATCGGGATCCACCATGCCGAGCCGCGTGCGGGCCAGGTATTCGACGCGTTCCAGCGACTGCCGGCGAGC from the Bacillota bacterium genome contains:
- a CDS encoding UDP-N-acetylmuramoyl-tripeptide--D-alanyl-D-alanine ligase, which gives rise to MDPRTLEQVAADAGGRLLRGRPDAVVTGVATDSRTAQHGRLFVALRGQRFDGHAFVRQAFANGAVAALIRDGADLARELPPGAGLITVDDTLAGLQRLAAAQRSRLRACVIGVTGSVGKTTTKDMIAAIAATRGRVVATRGNFNNEIGLPLTVLDADRDTDTLVVEMGMRAPGEIRALARLARPHVGVVTCVSAVHLERLGSLENIARAKQELVEELPADGAAVLNGDDPLVRGMAARAPGAVLFFGFGVDNDVRATDVELLGEQGSRFVIHAAGRRTRVELPIPGRHHVSNALAAAAAALACGWDLDDVAAGLRAVCTHRSAMRTELVTTPSGVRVINDAYNASPVSMTAALELLTTLPGRRKVAVLGDMLELGPLTEQAHVQLGEDAARRGVDLLITVGGQAATVAEAARRAGMPAEAVVVCRDAEEAAAAALRHVRPGDVVLVKASRGLQLERVVERLTGPGRGAERGDGQA
- a CDS encoding UDP-N-acetylmuramoyl-L-alanyl-D-glutamate--2,6-diaminopimelate ligase, which encodes MNFSELLQHLPRYELVREPSQPVVRGLAYDSREVQPGDVFVCWQGMRYDGHQFVTDAFRRGAVAAVVERPVPADGGLVVVPDGREALARLAAAFYGFPSRRLRVIGVTGTNGKTTTTHLIKAVLEKAGHKVGLIGTIHHLIGNEVLETRRTTPESLDLQRLLFHMAERGIEYAVMEVSSHAVALKRVVGTEFDVAVFTNLTQDHLDFHASLEEYAATKAQFIASVTPDGVKPRKAVVLNMDDPRAQFMQAHAAVPVIGYGIHAAADVTAADVQVRAEGVAFEARTRAGVAPLRLQLTGRFNVYNALAAIAVGLHEGVPLSFVRSALEQVPGVPGRLERVDRGQPFTVLVDYAHTPDGLENVLETCRSLAAGRVIVVFGCGGDRDKDKRPLMGQVAARLADVVVITSDNPRSEDPAAIAAAIEAGVRAGGKRPGEYEVLLDRREAIRRAIHAARPGDVVLIAGKGHETTQEFHDRVIHFDDREEAARALKERFGDGSADA
- a CDS encoding stage V sporulation protein D encodes the protein MAQVARRQRIARLLFAVAAFAAMLAARLAWIQIVRHEHFLALALEQRLRGVPTDPLRGTIYDRNMNELAVSVSSDAVYVRPVEVEDPEVTAATLARLLDLPYDDVLARLQRPQAEVWIKRRVSSDEAEAVRAAALPGVYLAHRTTRLYPYGRLAAHVLGIVGIDNQGLEGLELYYDELLRGTPGRVLAERDAAGRTIPSGESVYVPPVDGAGLVLTIDAAIQAVAERELERACIATLSEFCLTIWMDPRNGHILALAVYPTFDPNAPGDYPAAARRNRAVTDQFEPGSTFKVVTAAAALAEGLVDPGELFYDPGYIDIGGGRVHCWRGGGHGSLSFAEAIQHSCNPVFAELGGLRLGPERFYPYLVAFGFSDRLGIDFPGEARGLVPQPGRLAHGEVLQWANIGFGQGVAVSPLQLVTALAALANGGIRMQPQLVQAVVDPRTQEVRRILPRPVYRVVDEETARLTLELLRAVVETGSGTNAAIPGYAVAGKTGTAQVAEGGVYTDKRVASFMGVVPVEQPRLVGLVMLYDLQPRPAYGGVHAAPVWRAIAEEALRLLGVPRSDAGEDGAPPAGSVRVPNVQNLPLPEAEAVLRAAGLVPQADGSGTYVLEQTPAAGAVVPPGTKVILEFWDVPDHWRGPTTVPDVRGLTMRQAAERLADAGLVLEPDGAGVAVSQWPLPGEAALRGTRVAVQFGAGE